Below is a genomic region from candidate division WOR-3 bacterium.
GTAAGGATTGAGCTATCCGGGTTAAAGGTGAGCCTCGTGTCTTGCCCCCATTGACCATAAAGAATATACGGTAAAATTATGAATATTATGAAGCCATCCTCTTTTAACATTTTAATCCTCTATTTCTTATTCTTTTATAACAAAAAACTTCCCTTCTTTTTCCTTAGATTCGCTTCCACTCTTTGCCTGCACCAAGAATCCATAGACACCATTATTAACCATCTCCCCAATCTCATTTCTGCCATCCCAGACAAATTCAATGATGCCTGAACCAGAAAAGATTTCGTCTCTGTAGACGACCTTACCCGAAAGGGTATAGATTGTCAATTTTACATCGGCTTCAGCCGTGAGTGTAACCCTTATCCTGCACACACCCTTATTCGGGTCAAAGGGCGATGGGTAGGCAATGGCCTCAGTAATCTCAAGGGCAGGTGAGGCCGGTGAACGACTCGTAAGACTTATTTCAGGTTCAATCAAATAAGGAATAATAAACTTGCATACCCGGTCATTGTTTCTATCTGCTACAAAGACCTCTTTTACTACACCACCTGAAATTTCACTGACCGCAACACCCTCAGGCTTATTAAACTCACCGGGTCCTGAACCAATTGTGCCAAAATCCAATAATCTATTGCCGAAGAAGTCATAACACAAAATCCGATTATTATTTCTATCCACAACCCAGATATAGCCACGAGAATCTACTTCAACATCAGCTGGTTGGTTCAGCCCTTCACCGAACTCTAGCATAAGATTACCAAATTCATCGAAAACCTTGATCTTTCCTGCCTCGGTATCGGTTGTATATATCCTTATTCCTCGTCTATCCCCGGTATTCTGCGGGATTTCTGCAGAGCAGAAATCCACACCCTCAGGATGTCCAAGTCCAGTAATTATTAGATTAAAGTTCCCTTCTCTATCTGTCCGCACAACCCGATTATTATTCTGGTCCGCAATATAGATTTGAGATAACCTATCCACCGCAACACCATTTGGTTTATTAAAACCCGTGACAGTCATCAATGATTCACCTGTGGGTGAGAATTTTGTAATACAATCACCAGCCCATTCTGAGGCATAGATATTGCCATAAGCATCTATATCAACACCATTTGGTTTACGCACATCAAAGATATTTAATATCAGATTCCCGTAGGGGTCGAATTTCGCAATTCTATTATGCTCAGGGATTGGATTTGAGTTTCTATCTGCAACATAGATGTAACCCGCCTCGTCTACTGCCACACCTTCACACTTATTAAAACCGGTAATCTCAAAGGAATATTCTGGCTCACCAACAATTATTAAAACCCTATCTTCGGTCTGGTTATTAACCAAGTCACGCACCACTAACCTGATTGTGTATCTACCATCGTTGAGCAAATCAGTATTCCATTCTGTAAGCAAGCCATTTATTACTGGAGTATTTGATTCCTTTATCAATGTCCAGTTTTGTGGGTCCCAGCCAATCCCGTAATAGACCTGATATAGGGCAAAGTGTAGGTCATTCGCGGTGCCGATAATCTTTATTGTTCTATTTGCAAGCGTTGAATCTAATGGTGAGATTATCATTCCTTCAGGTGGTGTATTATCTAAAACCAGATTATTGCTATTGATTTCTTCTCTATTTTCAACATGGTCCTGAGCATAATAATCAAACCGATACCAGCCATCGGGTCCCTCGCACCTCAGACTCGCTATACTATCAGGGATAATCACCCAGTCATTTTGTGCGAAACGAGTTTCGCTACTCCATTTATTATTCTGGAGTAGCCGGGATTGGTCTGCATTATCTTGCCCTAAATTGCCCTCAATTGTCCTAAATTGCCCTAAATAAGTAAATCGGTATGCCAGATTCTCCACGCCAGAAGCTACCCCATTTGACCAAACATCATAAGCCAGCAGGTCCAGCGGCGTTTGTGAGGTAATAAGCACTGAATCACCGGGCAAAGGATGGTTCGGCTCCCCAATTGTCAAATCGGTATTCGGTGGCGTCTCATCAATTGCCAGAATTTTTATAATTGTTTGATTATTCCCCAGATGGTCTATTGCATAAGTAAAGAAGTTGTGTAGTCCTTCTTCGTAATTCTGTAAGTCAAACTGTACAGAATTGGCAAAATAGTTCCAATCCCCGGGCTCAATCTTATACCTTGCCGAATCAACACCACAGCCCTCGTCATGCACAGTTATTTTAATCTGCGTAAACCTTCTTAAATATACTGGCTCTTCACCGTATTTCGGCTCGCCAATTTCAATTGTTATTTCTGGTGGAGTATTATCAAGGTAAATAAGTTCCTCTTTTGTCTCTTCTATGTTACCCGCATAATCTACGCTTCGATAGTAGATTTTATACTCGCCATCAGGAAGACCAACAACGGTAAACGGTTCACGGTAAACGGTGAACGTCATAGTATCACCGATTGAATACTCTGTATACCAGACGCCAACCCCGGAGTCTGTGGCAGTAAACCAGATTAAGGTATTAGAAGTAATATAAGTCGGCTCATCACCGTATTTAGGTTCATCGATATGAATTTCAGTTATTGGTGGATAGTTATCTACATAGAATGAATCAAGTTTTATCGGCGAGGCATTTGCTACCCTATCAACTGTTTGGTATGAAACCTTATGCCAACCATCTCCAATCAAAAATATCGTTGCCAATGAATCATTCTCAGTCTGCCAGGGTCCATCATCAATTGAGAATTTCACTAAACCAATACCCGAGCCATCGTTTTGATAAACCGAATCCCTGCCCCATAAGTTTATCGGTGTTTGAGAAGAAACATACCAGATACCGTTGTAATAGTTAGAAGGCAGGCCAACTTTAAATCCCAGCAAGGGTGCCTGTTCATCAATGAATAGGTCAAAGGTTTTCTCCCTTAAATTTTGAAGACTATCCTTTGTTTCAATATTTAAATTATGAGAACCCTGGTCATAGCCATTCAAATTAAACTGAACTGAATTGTAGAAATCATTCCAGTTTCCGGTATCAATTTTGTAGCGCGCGGATAAAAGACCAGCTAATGTATCAATTGCTGTAAGTGTTAGTTGTGTCTGCCATCTGATATATTTTTCATAAGATGGTTGCCCTTTTGTTAGAATAATTTCTGGTGGTGTGTTATCAATCATAATTGAGATTGTATCACTCCCAAGATTGCCCAAGGGGTCAACGCTTGTTGCAGTTATAAGCACATCCCTTCCATCATAAACCTGGCGGGTATCCCATTGAAAATCCACTCCAGGATGCGGCTGTATTCCAATATCACCCCAGAATTGATTATAAAACTTCCAGGAGACTGGATAATCCCCACCATTGAGGATCTCCGCCCTTAAATTCACTATTCCAGCATTCTTTGAATTATTTGTAGGTGAGACAATCTCAATCGGCACACCTTGGGCAACCAGGAAATAACCCTGCTCCTCATTGCTTACCCTGCCAAATTCATCCTTTGCATATACCTTATACCACCACTCGCCATTACCTGCATAATTACCATATCTATCTTTCCCATCCCACCAGATTGATAGTGTTTCATAAGGCGTAACCGAAAAGACCGCGCGTTCATCAAGTTCGCCTTCAAGGTCATATCTTGAGTAATAAACCTGTGCCGATTTATTTACCACAACCCGGATTTTCTCACGCTCAAAGATATGTTCAATCACTGGATAACGCTCACCCGCAATCTCAAGATGAGGAATTGTATCAAGTTCAATAACTCTATATGCGACCGCACAATTCTTTTTCAAAGTATCATCTGTGTTAATCTGTGATTCTTTTTTATCTTTGGCCATCTGTGTACTCTGTGTTTTCATGAAATCCTTTACCTTTCCATCAAAAACAAAAATCTTATTCTTGCCCGTAAGAATCTCTAACTCAACGCTATAATTTCCGAGCGAATCTGAATAGAACGAAATACTATCAATCGTATCGCCCTTTTCTCCGAGATTGGCAGGTGGTTTCACAAATTGCCATGCATTGCCTTTGATTGCCCTCTCCTGTCCTCCTGAACCTCTCCCACTCCTTAAGAGCTCTGCAATGTCATATATATCATCCAAAGGGTCAGTAGCAATCGCAAAGAGATATTGATTCGGGTTTGCCTTGCCGATGAGCCTTACCCTTCTCCCGGCCTCAACAATTGCATTTTCTATCTTTGGTCTTCCGCGCACCGTGACTGTAGTATCAAGAACAGCAAAGATTGAATGGGTTGTATCTCCGGGGAAGAAGTTAGGAGCAAGGATTATTAAAAAGGTATTGCCATCGTAAGAATGGCTGGATGGAAATTCTATCAAATCGCCTTCATCACTGACGGCATAGAATGTAAGATGGGTTGTATCAATATCAAATGTGTCAAGCTCAAAGTTATTGAAGCGATAGGTAAGGGTTGGTCTTTGTAAAGGATCTGGAAATTTTGCCCCCTTTGGTCTGAGCCAAACAACCGGTTTTACATTTTCTCCCAAATAAGGGACATTTCCGCCAAGACCACAGTTTCTTATTGAGACCGGCATAATTGCTGCAATAGTATCTTGATTGAAAGAACTTGATGAAAAATTTAATTGCGCCCGCCAGTATGGTGAATGAACGGTTTGTGCCACAAAATTTGGTCCAGCAGGTTGACCTATTTTTACCCTGGCAATCTTTATTGAATCAGGATAGGTATCCAAAGAATCACTGAAGTGCTGTAAAATCAGATTTACATTTCCATAGACCATTGAAACATCCCAGAAACAAAGCGGACCAAAAGTTTCTTTTGGTGGCATCATCATTTTTGTGATATAACCAATCTTTTCTCCATCCCAGTAGAGCATCTTATAATAGGTATTGCAGATGCCATCAATCTCAATCCACTTCTTTGGCTGTTCTATACCGTGAATTTTATTTAATTTTGGTTTAAACCAATCGTGGACATTTTGACCAAAACCACCGGTATAATAATTGCCAAGACTCAAATCCGAATTTGTATCACCATCAGGATAGATAATCACAGTCTGCCAGTCGTCAACCTTAAGCCAGGGGTTAGAGTTTGCGCCAAAATACCAGAAAGTTAAACTATCACCAGTTTGTCGGCCTGATTTAGGGTAAAAGAAAGAATATTCACACTTTTCATTCCTCAGTCCATCAATATCAAATTCATCAGTAAAGACCAACGGCGAATCTGCTTTAATTATGCCATTTACAAGATTTTCGTCAAAAAGGCTCTGCCAGGTTGGATTCCACAAATTCATATCTACACTGCCCCGAACAACCAAAAGCCCTTCTCGGTGTAATGTATCAACTTTTACACAACTGTGTCCTGTGGTTTTCGTTGCCTCCATCTTGAGCCATTGCCTCTGGTCAACAGTATCAGATGGTTGTAGAAGGTCTAAAACCAAGGTATCAGCAACGCCATACTTATTGCTGTCAGCAAGATAAAAACAGGTATCTGAATTGTTTGCAGTTTTTGCCCATTTTGACTCGTTAGAGGATGTATCTATTGTCAAGTATATATTTGTTGTAAATATATTGTTGGCTTCGCCAAATCGTAGCTCGACGCCATATTTATTTATTGTTATTGATTGCCCCTGACATTCAGGCCAATACGCCATTTGCCTACCTTCAGCCCAGCCATTACAAGTTATAAAATCAATATTTGCAAATGGCCAACAAGTATCACCGCTGAAATCATAATTTGCATCAACCTCAGGATCATTTAACCAAGCAGATTCATATAAATTTCCGATAGCACTATCTATTTTTACAGGGTGATAACCAGAATACGAGCGGTAAAGCGATGTCGTATCAGGAAGATAAGCAGTATCTGGCTGATATCCTGTAATCCACGCACACCAATATTGCCGGTCTTGATTATAAACACCGCGACGAAATCCGCTGCCTTGAGTATAAGATGTTTTTAACATGGCATGCTCACCTGGCCTAAGCCAAGAAGAATCAAATTCTACGAGACCGTGTGTGATATAAGAATACACTTGCCACTGCCCGGTATATTGCGTATAAGTGTGGTATCCACTTGGTGGCAATTCAATTTGCGGACAATCATGTATACCGATTTTCCACCTATTGGTTCCTGATAAAGGCTGTATGTCAAACGCCCTAACTTTCCAATCAACATTCCTAAACTTATATGCCTCGGCATCCAATTTATAACTGAATTCCTGAGGTGGATATATCTCACCATTGGCAGTTGCACTGAATGAAAACTCACCCAGTCCATCATAGACCGAATC
It encodes:
- a CDS encoding FlgD immunoglobulin-like domain containing protein, which gives rise to MIQTNSQDIAAKACPNYQREMIEDNCLAHADALKKWEYIRDFLEPPVSVSIDSAIVFKGGARTAYVLPNINDTIKSPGDSIFLKGRTNVYFLANAEAKVSLNGSGYLTMQWPSALGREGQGFFYKIPQEYLFVPENYIEVKIKSVDSDNQTNTGLATTRLYYNPWAVFITIITPPIDTIYRFPEFVPIKVAFSAPAPKESLSLYYQVPDDTTFYQVPNDSFTYIPGILTDTLRLDFIDGRYLIKVAIKDGDKSYQTVWPFFVDNTPPEIVITSPHLEGSELMVYSPNADTIMPVIFIATDNLQWYFPNPPDRRATVEILDSLNNMLYSKDAENVWFGQGSRVWIRLDSINFVYDGKYYARVSISDRAGNDTTAIDSFLIDTTPPEITVLQPLSPNPFTFDDPCMTFIFTTNEWTEISLKYTNLNDTTKVYERSLIFPYWDIDTNGVRDTLYIVESENWYGCYLPDGHYKAKAWAKDKAGNTTEITEFCPETLKVDKTRPIIKDCYCQPFVVKTDSAWTTLYFKQNEDDDVPENKKGLTARIYLDTIFIGTTPESNYDSTFDVGFLARGQHTFRIESYDWAGNKSIHSAQFVKGSLGSEITYPAEGDSNLTGIIVIKGWASDPNLENSEPFGKYELWYKRKPEVPRGFYSSPSRRGEGGTGWQAIGIWVPEGYREPGGPQNRSIKEVITNSTIGYWDLRNLREGEYILRLTTYEKGTESLSVVYRNVKVKGGVGIEISVDTVIPSVKGGNGLFPFEPLNGETLFVDYEISKSCGNVNLEIFNPNNKKVFSDYGYNIVPYKGAPEILNVEGYYFYEGEKEGIGVNEGKDGNDKGNEYELRDTNTIFWCKWFDLDTTDYTSWSGIIEGIDGSYIEIIDSIGSIYFNVFGNKLEFTGISNQTLNGFSFKTDNKEMRLTFKKNGMLADNREIFFGKSKAKAYDNPIIIKEKKPFRWDGITEWGSYAGSGLYRVKISAEGWDNQGYAEKVKNIQIITPFEIDSLWVIPTEFYPSYDTILNYVTLYYRLIQDGYVKIEVIKDNEPIIQLCDGKYIKGNWTGQVSWDGRHGSNIAEPDTYYFRLTAVNSDSTDSVIGMSPPFYALNSVPVGSLIFSIPQRYFRGIVGDSVYDGLGEFSFSATANGEIYPPQEFSYKLDAEAYKFRNVDWKVRAFDIQPLSGTNRWKIGIHDCPQIELPPSGYHTYTQYTGQWQVYSYITHGLVEFDSSWLRPGEHAMLKTSYTQGSGFRRGVYNQDRQYWCAWITGYQPDTAYLPDTTSLYRSYSGYHPVKIDSAIGNLYESAWLNDPEVDANYDFSGDTCWPFANIDFITCNGWAEGRQMAYWPECQGQSITINKYGVELRFGEANNIFTTNIYLTIDTSSNESKWAKTANNSDTCFYLADSNKYGVADTLVLDLLQPSDTVDQRQWLKMEATKTTGHSCVKVDTLHREGLLVVRGSVDMNLWNPTWQSLFDENLVNGIIKADSPLVFTDEFDIDGLRNEKCEYSFFYPKSGRQTGDSLTFWYFGANSNPWLKVDDWQTVIIYPDGDTNSDLSLGNYYTGGFGQNVHDWFKPKLNKIHGIEQPKKWIEIDGICNTYYKMLYWDGEKIGYITKMMMPPKETFGPLCFWDVSMVYGNVNLILQHFSDSLDTYPDSIKIARVKIGQPAGPNFVAQTVHSPYWRAQLNFSSSSFNQDTIAAIMPVSIRNCGLGGNVPYLGENVKPVVWLRPKGAKFPDPLQRPTLTYRFNNFELDTFDIDTTHLTFYAVSDEGDLIEFPSSHSYDGNTFLIILAPNFFPGDTTHSIFAVLDTTVTVRGRPKIENAIVEAGRRVRLIGKANPNQYLFAIATDPLDDIYDIAELLRSGRGSGGQERAIKGNAWQFVKPPANLGEKGDTIDSISFYSDSLGNYSVELEILTGKNKIFVFDGKVKDFMKTQSTQMAKDKKESQINTDDTLKKNCAVAYRVIELDTIPHLEIAGERYPVIEHIFEREKIRVVVNKSAQVYYSRYDLEGELDERAVFSVTPYETLSIWWDGKDRYGNYAGNGEWWYKVYAKDEFGRVSNEEQGYFLVAQGVPIEIVSPTNNSKNAGIVNLRAEILNGGDYPVSWKFYNQFWGDIGIQPHPGVDFQWDTRQVYDGRDVLITATSVDPLGNLGSDTISIMIDNTPPEIILTKGQPSYEKYIRWQTQLTLTAIDTLAGLLSARYKIDTGNWNDFYNSVQFNLNGYDQGSHNLNIETKDSLQNLREKTFDLFIDEQAPLLGFKVGLPSNYYNGIWYVSSQTPINLWGRDSVYQNDGSGIGLVKFSIDDGPWQTENDSLATIFLIGDGWHKVSYQTVDRVANASPIKLDSFYVDNYPPITEIHIDEPKYGDEPTYITSNTLIWFTATDSGVGVWYTEYSIGDTMTFTVYREPFTVVGLPDGEYKIYYRSVDYAGNIEETKEELIYLDNTPPEITIEIGEPKYGEEPVYLRRFTQIKITVHDEGCGVDSARYKIEPGDWNYFANSVQFDLQNYEEGLHNFFTYAIDHLGNNQTIIKILAIDETPPNTDLTIGEPNHPLPGDSVLITSQTPLDLLAYDVWSNGVASGVENLAYRFTYLGQFRTIEGNLGQDNADQSRLLQNNKWSSETRFAQNDWVIIPDSIASLRCEGPDGWYRFDYYAQDHVENREEINSNNLVLDNTPPEGMIISPLDSTLANRTIKIIGTANDLHFALYQVYYGIGWDPQNWTLIKESNTPVINGLLTEWNTDLLNDGRYTIRLVVRDLVNNQTEDRVLIIVGEPEYSFEITGFNKCEGVAVDEAGYIYVADRNSNPIPEHNRIAKFDPYGNLILNIFDVRKPNGVDIDAYGNIYASEWAGDCITKFSPTGESLMTVTGFNKPNGVAVDRLSQIYIADQNNNRVVRTDREGNFNLIITGLGHPEGVDFCSAEIPQNTGDRRGIRIYTTDTEAGKIKVFDEFGNLMLEFGEGLNQPADVEVDSRGYIWVVDRNNNRILCYDFFGNRLLDFGTIGSGPGEFNKPEGVAVSEISGGVVKEVFVADRNNDRVCKFIIPYLIEPEISLTSRSPASPALEITEAIAYPSPFDPNKGVCRIRVTLTAEADVKLTIYTLSGKVVYRDEIFSGSGIIEFVWDGRNEIGEMVNNGVYGFLVQAKSGSESKEKEGKFFVIKE